Below is a genomic region from Fragaria vesca subsp. vesca unplaced genomic scaffold, FraVesHawaii_1.0 scf0513047, whole genome shotgun sequence.
NNNNNNNNNNNNNNNNNNNNNNNNNNNNNNNNNNNNNNNNNNNNNNNNNNNNNagagggagagaaagagaattggtgtaaaggagaggagggcattttaggtacatcgtaaaagtaaaataacagatttagccttaaaagtggacttatatgagtaaaactgttatggtggacttatgtaggagaaaatgttcagaatgtgacttatatgaaattttctatttataatACAATTAAGATTACTAAACCATCAAGGTTTTGGAATCCTATTTGCATAATaagtattttgcataaaaatcctatatatttttggatgttatatgctattttatatatataaaaaaaaattaggggcCCAACTCTGAGAGTTCAACTCAGGCCTCAAAATCTCAGGTTCGGGCCTGACTGGAActccatgcatatatatttctgGTGACCCAAGGATGGAGGATCTTAAACTACACGTGTGTGTGACCCTACTCCTAACTATATGTATCTGGATTCTgaatcatatatgcatgcatgcaagaCTACAAACATTTTGTCTTACATGCCATGCCAGAATTTCAAGCTTTTTATATATCCCCAGGTTCtttgtataatatatatttttctactATACAGATATACAGAGGATCAGGCGGTTCACGACTTGATGTATGCCTTACAAATGTGTATAGCAGCCAAACTCATACAATGGAGGCAAAAGAGCCCTGAAGGAAATAACTGCATCGAAACAACTTGAAGTATCAGACTCAAatctatgtttctttttctttttatggttGAAGAGTCTGATCTATGACCAACTTACTTCGTCTTCTATTAGggaagtgaaatttacacaccaCAAATTGTATCCACACTCTCTTTACTTTTACGACACGTTTATTTACTTGGAATGAAATTTATCAGGAATGAAAGACGGAATGTAATATAGTATGTGgagatttcaatttcattgagttgtttacttaccacaTGGAATTAGAATAAGAATGtaattaattactattttaattACTAATATACCCATGAAAAAATGAACTACACTTTTCGATCACTCtcaaaacaattttttctctatatGTTGATCTAGCTTTGTTTGTCATTTTGATTGTCTCAGTTGATAAGTTATGTATAATAAACAAACCATATGGACTATTTCGATTCAGTGTATCAATTGTAATCATGTGgttacatattaataatataatataaaggCTACGTGGTTATATTGCAATCTTGTTATTGCATAAACTCTCTTCTAccatgatttatcaaaatcatttggaCCTAGTACTAGCATTTTGGGTGTATCTCAAACCGTAAGTTGCAAGGGTTGAACAACAAAGTTAAGGCATCAtacttttatacattttagtaatattatatttaaatcAAGCAAgcaattttataaataaaaaaattaaacaacttccaaaaataatatattattagcacataaaaaagaagcctttaagaaaaaagaaatgaaaatattagcatcttaaacaaattcctcaatattattagcaaaataaaattaaagagggTATTTTCGGTATAAAAATTCATTCATTATGGTACCATTCCTAATCCCACCTCCTCTATTGGTATTATAATTCAGGATTGTCAAGGAACCGATTTCTTCTTAAGATGTGGGACCCATACTCATTCAAATTCCATTATGTGTAAATAAACACTGAAATTTTCTCTGCCAGAATTATTCcctcacttttcaatttcatcccATGTAAGTAAACATGCCCTTATAGTcaatattttcataaaaaaacaaaatttaaactaCTGTTGATaatattctcaaaaaagaaaaaaaaattatcaaggacaaaatttaaattaataaaaaagtaaatatcGAGCATGGATTATAAAATGATCGAGAAATGAGAGGATTTCACTACCCTTCTGTTAATGGCCAACTTTCTCACAACTTCAAGGCTTAAACCAATCTAGATCAAACATGCCCACCACAAAGTCTAGCTAGATCAACCCTAGAAAAAGATATCGGAGGACTCTGTTAACGTATTACTAAGTTCTACCCTCCCCTCATCCACACGCACTGTTAAAGCCATTTTAGAGCTGGAAGCTTTCACATTTGTGTGCAGATGCTGGACTTGGAAGTTTGTGGTATCACAGTTCAGGCGAACACATTCAGATTTCACCCACGGCAGTTGCAAACATGGGCTGCATGTGTCATACAAGCAGCTTGGCGCATGTATAAGAGGATCAAACAAGCGGCTGAAGTTCAAGATGGTCATCACTCATAGCACCAGTGCACCATCTGTGTCTTTCTGGAAATACTATGGAGAGAAGGTTGCGCACAGTACTAGAAATAACACGTTTACGAGCAGTACTGCTTGAATTCCAGAGTATAGTCAACTTTTGATACAAAAGCTTGGCGGAAGATCTGCCGTGGATTAAAAAATCCCAAATAGTCGTTTGTTACAATAATCCACCTTTAAATTACAATACTCCACCTTTAACTTACAATACTGCACCTTTAAATTACCATGATTCCCAGTTTAACTGGGATAAATCTATATCCAAAACGGGACCAAATAATATACAAGCAAAACTTGGCCAAACGTCAAACagaaagagaatcaaataTTCGAAAGTAATTAGTCAAACAACTTTTTCTAATCTTCCAAACCAGAATCAGGCCCCTTTAAGCATTCCCTCATGATTGTTGCAAGCTTTGCACAGGCATCCAGGCATATCTGCATTCCCTGGTTTGTAAAAAGCATGTTAGTATTACAACCCACATCTACTGTAATTGACCAAACTATGGTAAACTTCCCGACATCGAATAGGCCTATTGAGATAACCTCCCAACAGACACTGCAATTTTGACAAGCATGTCAACCTAGTTGACTTCACAGCAAGTGATTTATTAACTACAAAGATGATCTCTATATCTATATCAATACCCATGTAGCTGAGCTTGCAAGAATTAAACAACACACAAGTCGAAGATGACCTTGGTGAAAAACAATGCTGTTCATTAAATGGTTCCTTCTGAATGATAATAACAAAGCAGAGAAAATTTCTTTactgaaacaaaatataacaGAACAAGGAATAAATCTAATGATGGCATACCTCGTTAACTTTTGGGGTTGACCATTCCCCTGTTATAGTTAGCTGAGTAACCTCATAGTGTGAAGGCATACAAGCAAGCATTAAGCTTCCATCTTGGTAGCTTTCCTCCTCCAAAACAGGATCAATAACAAGGTTTTTTCCCAGACAAGACTAGGCAACAATCCAAAAAATAACATGTCAGGAAAATCCACAAAAGTATTAAACCCGCAAAAATGGACTTTCATATGACAGTCATTTTTAGCACCTAAATTCATCTCTAGATCTGAAATAACACAACGCTATTTTACTTCATATGATATAAGCTGTTGACACATTTACAGAAGtacttaaaaagaaattaatcaattatgCTCTAATTATTTAAGTAGCACACTATTTCTCCTACTAGTACTGAGTATGAACAGAGTAAGTCAAACATTTTAGACCGCCTGATacaagagagaagaaagccATATATAAACGGAACTACAGTAGAACTATATAATATTTCTCCTCTGAGTAATATTATCACTGCTGAGTTAAAGGAGGCAACATGGTGGTAAGCTTAATATTCACTTGACAAGTCCGCAATAAAATGATCAGAAGTCACATTCGGCACTTCATGTGTAATGTGCTCGTTTCAAATTGTCACAGTATTCTTTATCAGGTTATGCACAGAAAATATCATGTTTGTACACGACGATGTCAAGAAATATATTTCatttataataaataaagagaaattttaaaaagctGAACTAGTTACATACCACAGAGACTGAGGCAACAAGGTCGTACATCATTATTCCTGCATCTGCTAAAGCAAGGCTGGCACATGATATCACTACAGAAAGATCACCTGAAACCAACAATAGCACATTTGCATGCCCAATAAGTATTACTGCCTTGCATAACATAGTATGAGTGTATGACATAAACGAGGAGATGATCAGTGGCACACAAATGCACCAGAAATGCTACAACATCATTGTACATAAAACTGGCTTTTATTCTCAGTTGAATTCTGTGTTTAGTAATAATGTTTAACTACTTTTTCTATCTAATTGCATCATAACACTCattttaataaaaacaaaGCTGAGTAGCTCAAAAGATGATTATAGGTCAGCATAAAACATAATTCTTCAGCATAAAGACCCAAAAGAAATTCATAGTTTGCCAAATTTGAGTCTAAGGAATGCCAAGAGTTTGAAACAATTCCATTTCTCTACAAAACCTGATTGGCGAAAGTGTTCTTGTATATAGTAGAAAATCTACACCCAAACACCCAAAGGTTCCACAAAAACAGTTAATGGGATCCTTTGGAAGCACCAACGCAAGTAATACATATACATTGACTGAGCAGGAGGATATTCTACATGCCCCAATTAAGTTCTATTCTATGgactttccattttttttctttcaatattctcttttcttggCAACTTACTGCTCACACGTGCAATAGTTGAAATAACATGTGTTTACATattacaattgaaattgaaaacttaCTGCCCCCAGATTCCAACACCAACGCAAAAACATCCACAGTAGTCTTGGGGAAAGTTTCCAATATTATTGCACCCTCCAAAGCTTTATGAAGCATTGAAGAAAACTCTTTGTGGTCTGACCCCTAAGAGAAGGTAGTCCTAAATTAGTCAAAACGATTTCCCTGAGCAAAAAgactaagaaaagaaaaatgggaagAAGCATTAATATACCTGTCCATGAACTGGAGTGGAAAAAGTTGTATAGCTAACATTGCAATTCAACTGGCCTATATCACTGTATAACATTGCCTTCTTGCTCTCTCTTGGCCCAAATCTAAAGTGaagtaaaatttgaaatacGTTTCACATTCGcatcatgaaacaaaattaaacaacaaaaacagtgGAAAAGAAACTCAACAAAATATCATGTTAATTCACTACTATAATGGACTGACGAGGTCATTGAATGTATAAACTTCTAAAAGATACTCACACAGAAACAATGACCTTGGTATTTCCAAATTCCGCATATGCAGATCCCGCAGCAGCGTTTACAGCACGCGTCTTGAAAACTGTAGATTACCAACAAACTTGAGTTTCTTTATGTGCGTAATAATATAACCACACAACACCAAAGACTTAAGTAGAGTTTACAGTAAATCATTTATGTAAGAGAACAAGGATCTATACAATTTTATTGAGTTTCATAACAGAGTCCGTTTCTGAACATCTACCATCTCACAATTATAGAGACATACTCTAGACAGAAGGGATAAGACAATATGAACAAGGTCCATAATCACATTATTGTAAAGAGCTCACGAGAAGGAAGAACTTACAGGAACTCACTTTATAAGGAACACCTATTTCAAATGTAGGCAAGCTTATAACTATCCAATTCAAGTTTATAGTACAGGGATTCTCAccattattttcatattcaaacCATATTTATCTAATTACAAGCACGTAGTgctattctctctctcttcttatCACATATTCTCATAGCAGACTCCATAACAAAGTATTCGTAAGAATTACACTTCTTCGGGTTTCGTAAAGGATATCTAGCAACCTACCATCAACAATCAAACAGCGAATCATTCCAAACCCGTATAATGTTCAAGGCAAAAGGACACTCAACAGCCACTGTAACCCAGTAAAATAACATCAAAGCAGAACTCTGTAACAAAGCTGTAAGCACATTGATTGATGCagttcaaatcaaacaaaacccaacaaagaaAGCTCAGTTCTTTACATTCAAAACAATAGCTAAGCTGAGCTGATTAACCAATTTGACCAACTCCATACTCCACAAGCAAAATCAACAgtattaaactaaaaaaagtagaaacaaagaataaaGGAAGTAACactgaagcatatatatatatatatatagagagagagagagagagagagagagagagaaggggtTACAGGCAGGTCTGCATTGGTGGAAATCACGGCCGTCGGTTCGGACCCAATCGACGTCGTCGTTTCGAAAGATGAGTGATTTGGATTTCCCGGTTGTAGGGGTCGGCGAGTAGGTTGTCGGAGTTGCTCCAGCCATTTGTGGGTCGCAGAGAAATcgaaaagagaaggaagagctAGAGAGGGAGGCGACAACTCTTTTGCAGAAGACAGAGCAAGTCACAAACAAACGACGTTTAGTTTTTGctttactttattttcttttttgaattttttggtcCTTTCGATTGTCGgcctctagggttttctaacTAGCGTAGGAGAGACAATGTGACATTTACATGTTTTAGATCATATTTAGTAGACTCTTTAATTTAAGTttctaatataattttttaactattttttaaagcgtgtttaactttttattaaaaaatatatcaatgttTACAGGTCTGAGAGTAtctttttatatatcaaaAACATTACCAGTGTCCTCATAATCTCTTGACAACCTGATTTAAGATGTAAAGACAAGAGTTTCTTCTTAAAACAACCATGTTTCTTATGTGACTAAATAGGATATAAAGCAACTAAGCAAGGCGATGCGATGCGATGCTTAATCCAAGTATCAATGGTTTCTCTACAAAAGTTTTTGTACGCACCAAAGTCAATGATTCTTGGGTCCTTCCTAGAATAAGGATTTGAAACATCAATCCAAAAATGTGATTCACCACATTGATTCCTTTCTAAAAGGATTATTATGGAAAAGCACCCAAACCGTAAAAACGTTAAGgcgttctctctctcccagaGCACGACcaccaaacccaaaaagcTCTATCTTGCACCAAATCTCCTTGTTTTCAATCATCCTCATGGTCTCTGCGCACCCAAACCTTGATCTCTCACCCTCTTCGAAAGGATCGAAGAACAAGTTTTCCATCACTCCATTGCCATCTTTTGGCAAAAACCCTAGCATAGCCAATATGCTAGCATCCTCATCCTCTTTGGGTATTCAAAACCCTAGTCAAGCATCTGCAGCCTCCTTGGCCTTGGCTAACTCGAAGGTTGTCAATCTCTCAGATCATGTTTTTGCTCCTcccaagaaaaagagaagacgCCCTATTGGGTCACGAAAGGGTCAGAAGACGCCCTATTGGTTCACGAAAGGGTCAGAAGAAGATGCACTAAACTAGTTGAGATGGCATTGGTTGCAATTGACGGCCAAAAGAAGAAGCGTGGGCGTCCCATCAGTTCCAAAAACAGGAAGCCAAAAAGAAGTACTAATCAGGAAGATCCAACTCCTACCATGAGTCCACATGTAACGCCCCGAGCCCTAGCTTGAAGGGCAAGGAGGCTCTTTGaagttttttctattttcctttctactattttagttttgttcttgtttatttcGCAAAAATTGCTCTTTtgctatttcaattttttttttttttattttcggaACAATTGCTCTTGGTCCATGTTTTTCATATGGGGGAGcattattttcttgcttttagTTTGTTCAGAAACAATTTTCTATGATCTATTTGCTATTAGATTGTAGGCTCCTTATGAGCCGAAATTTATAATGAGGATACAACCCTCATACGAATCAGATGATCTTGCTTGTCCTTTGTATGCATGACAACGGATCGATCCATATTGTTCCCTCTACTTGAGtataaatgacaaaattgtaTTTGagttcacacaaaaaaaaaaaaaaaaaaaaagattattatGGATCTTAAGTTTTTAACCCAAATACTTCGGTTTTGATTTTCGCAAGGGTGGTGCtagagggccttaataaggcctaagatttatggcTTTAATCCTATGTGGCATGACATGTCAcatagacacatcatcaatttaataaattatgtcatttcactcttaagtaaaaatataatcttaaccttaataattaatggatgctacatactaatatgaaatatttttttacctttttaatATGGATGCGTATATACCAAATGtagttaatttattaataataatgattAAGTTAATAATCTTACCAAATTaggcttttataccataaatcaattcgtaaatttcttaaaatttcattctatctttgtgaatcgaaatttagttccattttaatattttatttttgtaaattatgatatctatatataagccaTATTCTGTATcgaattttttaaataaaataaaaaatagaaaaatctctatcgaatttcttttggatgatttcctgtgtgtgtgtgtgtatatgaatcaaattcagtttacctccatgaggtttgggagtaacttcatgttaatccctatacttttaatttcatcagtttacccctcaaacttttgaattttcctcaactATGACCAATGTCCTATCTTCTATCCAAATTAGACGTTAACTGCTggtaattttaaccttaactttggggcacatatatatttagaatTAACGGttaattcaaacggaatatgagaatttaagcacggcagacagaaattgaagagttcagggggtaaactgatgaaattaaaagtgtagggactaatatgaagtcacccccaaactacaagggggtaaactgaatttaattatatatatatatttatatacacacTTTATTTTGGAcgaatatacatatatgtaaaaaaaaaattctggacgaaattgttttttcttggacaaattatatatgtatatatatatttcataagaattcatgTTTTTGAACAAGCTAGTATATTCtcagaaatatatgtattttcgcACTATATGTTACGTTCAATCTAagcatgatagtgatgaaaagaaaaagagaaagaaaatgctagaaatatatattttttaattataaaagaaagacaaatcaatttttttctctaataaaaagacaaaataatatagtcattggatttggaatgataagattgtatttttgcttaaaaacgacatgacataatctttttaattggtgatgTGTCTAGGTGACATAGCATGCCACCTAAGGTTAAGGTCATAAATCTTAGGCTTTATTAAGGCCAagaatccttttcttttttgcaaaTGCTTaagtaggaaaaaaattagaaaattgtGATTCACCACATTTATTCCTTTCTTAAGAGATTTGCtataaataaattagaaaCATATAGTGATTTGTATGGTCTAATTGCTGGTCTTTATTACCATCATTACTACCGCTATGATCGGATCAATATATAAGTGCACATTCTTAATCACGTCTTGTTGAATTAGAGATCAAAGAGAACCATGAGAATATCCAAGTTATCCGTCTCCATTATCGTCTTGCTTTCCTTTGTTCTCTTTGCTCAATGCATCGGtaaattctctctttcttttgtaaatctttaaatgtttattaactTGTAGAACTATCAACCAAGGATTATCGACTATGTATTAATGCAAATTTATAAGAGACTTTTTACACTTTGAAAATGCGGGTGGTTCTTACATAATTCATAGCATATACTAAGACAAAAGAAGTTGTTTTGAATGATGCAGAGATGGCTGAGATTTCTAGTCCTAATCTtgatcctcctcctccagaAACAGAGTGTCCTCTAACTTGTAAGACAAAGGAAACTTGCGTGGACCAGTGTAGTTGTCCCATCGGACGCCGCCTTAGAAGTGCAGTATGTTTACTTAATCCATCAACAACTGATGGTTGTTGTATCTGCGGTTGTATCTGAGAGCTCAgaataatgaaagaaagagaaataataagaataataCTTAACTTGTTGATTTGATTCTTGCTGTGTATTCATaaggtttgtttttcttgtaataAGATCCTTGAAATAGTCAATCTGAACCATTATCAAGGGTTAAAGACCAATCCAGACATTGAAAGAGGTCAGAAAACTACATGATATGTGAAGGCCCTAATGAATAGAGAAGATAAATGGTAAGGATCCAAATGGTAATTTTATGGTTGGTAACGGCTTTGATTTGAACTGTTATTGCTTGTAAAGATTAATCCAGATGAagtatttcaatttctataatAATCTCTTCatcaaaatattgaaaagagCAAGGATCTAAGAGTAATGTACTTGAATTACAAATGCTACAATTGTCGGAAACTCACAAGCCCTCAAAGCCCAGGAAGTGAACTGCTTCACTTTGATCAACTATGATTCTATGAATATGTTTGGAATTACTTCTGAGtgcttttaaaaatttgaaacatgTTTTCTTAACCTTTTTTTAACAAGGAAGCACTTGCCAAAGTTTCTCCAAGCACTTTCAAGTGCTCATTCCATTGTCTGACCAGATAAAAATGGACGCTCTCTCGAGACTATCTGCAAAGCAAATAGCGAAAGAGCCATACTGTACATTGCCTTCCAAAACCACAAGATCTTTCGATTTAGCACAAGTTCATGATAACAAAATATTTCATACACTAaattaagaataatattgaGTGAACTACCTTTCTGCATCCCACCTAAATTAATTAGCGTATCTCAAGAAAGTATGCTGGTGTTGCCATTCAACATGTCATTTCAGtagaagaagggaagaaaagaaagaaaatcacagTACTGTCTGCACAAGAAGACACTAAGCAGTTGCAATTCCATTGGCATTACAATATGAAGACTACAAAATTGAGAAAGTAACTATAGATCAATGTACAAATTACCAACCGAAATAGATAATACAGTCTCACAAACGCCTACATATTAACGGGTGGTTACATCAGAGACCAGTTAACCAAATTGGAATACTGAGATCAGATA
It encodes:
- the LOC101290719 gene encoding exosome complex component MTR3-like; the protein is MAGATPTTYSPTPTTGKSKSLIFRNDDVDWVRTDGRDFHQCRPAFFKTRAVNAAAGSAYAEFGNTKVIVSVFGPRESKKAMLYSDIGQLNCNVSYTTFSTPVHGQGSDHKEFSSMLHKALEGAIILETFPKTTVDVFALVLESGGSDLSVVISCASLALADAGIMMYDLVASVSVSCLGKNLVIDPVLEEESYQDGSLMLACMPSHYEVTQLTITGEWSTPKVNEGMQICLDACAKLATIMRECLKGPDSGLED